The following proteins are co-located in the Melanotaenia boesemani isolate fMelBoe1 chromosome 5, fMelBoe1.pri, whole genome shotgun sequence genome:
- the LOC121639787 gene encoding uncharacterized protein LOC121639787 produces the protein MRPFLSIMHAKAHSWMCELQWGGRNQEGAGTTIGEEVEQTVQKISEDLDKLTKELSIQEDTVQQWVSDVQEWTAGTTSQNDLEKTIEGLYLSIKQRKYQLYHQTDGNKRRHQLRKKIAEEKRALEDAITKRNAAMGETDKVPLPNELLAEENYSWPWECHGDMVNKKRLYDKVMLLTRLKEEEVIVVREVKQHWEYLRSVVGILKQLCSQLSEGITQQSSTEALTERGREGLLCLLRRRLSAVQAQQGAARSIYQCVLGLQALSLDDDSTDEENLGSCSSDEEL, from the exons ATGCGTCCCTTTCTCTCAATCATGCATGCTAAAGCACATTCCTGGATGTGTGAG TTGCAATGGGGAGGACGAAATCAAGAGGGAGCAGGAACGACAATAGGGGAGGAGGTTGAACAG ACTGTACAAAAGATTTCTGAGGATCTTGATAAGCTGACTAAAGAGCTGTCGATACAGGAAGACACAGTCCAGCAATGGGTGTCTGATGTTCAAGAGTGGACTGCAG GAACAACCAGTCAAAATGACCTGGAGAAAACCATTGAAGGGCTGTACCTgagcatcaagcagagaaaataccAGCTGTATCATCAAACTG ATGGCAACAAGCGGAGACATCAACTAAGGAAAAAGATTGCTGAAGAAAAGAGAGCTTTAGAAGATGCCATCACAAAGCGTAATGCTGCTATGGGGGAAACCGACAAAGTACCTCTTCCGAATGAGCTCTTGGCTGAGGAAAACTATTCCTGGCCATGGGAAT GTCATGGCGACATGGTgaataaaaaaaggctttatgACAAAGTAATGCTGCTGACCAGACTGAAAGAAGAGGAGGTTATTGTGGTTCGGGAAGTTAAGCAGCACTGGGAGTACTTGAGGAGTGTGGTTGGAATACTTAAACAGCTTTGCTCCCAGCTTTCTGAAGGGATCACCCAGCAAA GCAGCACTGAAGCATTGACGGAGAGAGGACGTGAAGGGCTACTCTGTCTGCTGAGGAGGAGATTGTCTGCAGTACAAGCTCAGCAGGGTGCCGCTCGCTCAATTTACCAATGCGTTTTGGGATTGCAAGCATTGTCTCTGGATGATGACTCCACTGATGAAGAAAACTTGGGCAGTTGCTCCTCTGATGAAGAACTTTGA